In one Methylobacterium sp. SyP6R genomic region, the following are encoded:
- the era gene encoding GTPase Era, with protein MTDDDTTPETEDDGALPSAPADTTPPKDTRAGFVALIGVPNAGKSTLLNSLVGTKVSIVSRKVQTTRALVRGIAMEGSAQIVLVDTPGIFAPKRRLDRAMVTSAWSGAADADAVCLLIDARKGVDEEVDAILNRMPELKRPKYLVLNKIDLMPREKLLALAAALHERVPFERIFMISALTGDGVDDLRRELATRMPPSPWLYPEDQVSDAPLRMLAAEITREKIYDRLHEELPYSSTVETDQWQVRPDGSVRIEQTIFVERESQRKIVLGKGGQTIKAIGQAARIDIAEAAEAKVHLFLFVKVRENWADDPERYREMGLEFPRG; from the coding sequence ATGACCGACGACGACACCACACCCGAGACCGAGGATGACGGCGCGCTCCCGAGCGCTCCCGCCGACACCACTCCCCCCAAGGATACCCGCGCGGGCTTCGTCGCCCTGATCGGGGTGCCGAATGCCGGCAAGTCGACCCTGCTCAACAGCCTCGTCGGCACCAAGGTGTCGATCGTCTCGCGCAAGGTGCAGACCACCCGGGCGCTCGTGCGCGGCATCGCCATGGAAGGGTCGGCCCAAATCGTCTTGGTCGATACGCCCGGCATCTTCGCACCCAAGCGCCGCCTCGACCGGGCGATGGTGACCTCGGCCTGGAGCGGGGCCGCCGATGCCGATGCGGTCTGCCTGCTGATCGACGCCCGCAAGGGGGTGGACGAGGAGGTCGACGCGATCCTCAACCGGATGCCGGAGCTGAAGCGCCCGAAATACCTGGTGCTCAACAAGATCGACCTGATGCCCCGTGAGAAGTTGCTGGCGCTCGCCGCCGCGCTCCACGAGCGGGTCCCGTTCGAGCGCATCTTCATGATCTCGGCGCTGACCGGCGACGGGGTCGACGACCTGCGCCGCGAGCTCGCGACCCGGATGCCCCCGAGCCCCTGGCTCTATCCCGAGGACCAGGTCTCCGACGCGCCGCTGCGGATGCTCGCCGCCGAGATCACGCGCGAAAAGATCTACGACCGGCTGCACGAGGAACTGCCCTATTCCTCGACCGTTGAGACCGACCAGTGGCAGGTCCGGCCCGACGGTTCGGTGCGGATCGAGCAGACCATCTTCGTCGAGCGCGAGAGCCAGCGGAAGATCGTGCTCGGCAAGGGCGGCCAGACCATCAAGGCCATCGGCCAGGCCGCCCGGATCGACATCGCCGAGGCGGCGGAGGCGAAGGTCCACCTGTTCCTGTTCGTGAAGGTGCGGGAGAACTGGGCCGACGATCCGG
- the rnc gene encoding ribonuclease III, giving the protein MPQAEPPVTGAGDAPPRRKRGMRRRPDLSVLEERIGHHFADRDLLVRALTHVSATNGKGSYQRLEFLGDRVLGLAVADGLYNALPGADEGDLSRRLSSLVRRESCAMVAQAWEVGPHLNLGGGEVHGGGRRNAAILADVCEAILGAIFLDAGYGAAKAVIDRAFEADRQTEGTRSRDPKSALQEWAQSQGWPTPTYAVVERAGPDHAPQFRIEARVTGVAPGIGIGGSKRLAEQTAARDLLVREGLWTGDEPGEQPE; this is encoded by the coding sequence ATGCCGCAGGCCGAACCGCCGGTGACCGGCGCAGGCGACGCCCCGCCGCGGCGCAAGCGCGGGATGCGGCGCCGACCCGACCTCTCGGTGCTGGAGGAGCGCATCGGCCACCATTTCGCCGACCGAGACCTCCTGGTCCGGGCGCTCACCCATGTCAGCGCCACGAACGGGAAGGGCAGCTACCAGCGCCTCGAATTCCTCGGCGACCGGGTGCTCGGGCTCGCGGTGGCGGACGGGCTCTACAACGCCCTACCGGGCGCCGACGAGGGCGACCTGTCGCGGCGCCTGTCGAGCCTGGTGCGGCGCGAGAGCTGCGCCATGGTGGCCCAGGCCTGGGAGGTCGGCCCGCATCTCAATCTCGGCGGCGGCGAGGTCCATGGCGGCGGGCGCCGCAACGCGGCGATCCTCGCCGATGTCTGCGAGGCGATCCTGGGGGCGATCTTCCTCGATGCCGGCTACGGCGCCGCCAAGGCGGTGATCGACCGCGCCTTCGAGGCCGACCGCCAGACGGAGGGGACGCGCAGCCGCGACCCGAAATCGGCGTTGCAGGAATGGGCGCAGTCGCAAGGCTGGCCGACGCCGACCTACGCGGTGGTGGAGCGGGCCGGGCCCGACCATGCCCCGCAATTTCGTATCGAGGCCCGGGTCACCGGCGTCGCGCCCGGCATCGGCATCGGCGGCTCGAAGCGCCTGGCCGAGCAGACGGCCGCGCGCGATCTGCTGGTGCGCGAGGGGCTGTGGACCGGGGACGAACCCGGGGAGCAACCAGAATGA